In the genome of Streptomyces sp. V2I9, one region contains:
- a CDS encoding class III extradiol dioxygenase subunit B-like domain-containing protein, translated as MLVAAAVCPCPPLLVPEVAAGAAPELDAARDACFDAVGVLAASRPDLLVVVGPGRTSSGPGGSLSVGPFPPGTRGSFRSVGVDLEVTLGQVPEAAFTPGRPLPQSLTVGAWLLDRARWTGSPVEGLALPEAAAAEDCAAAGEVLARRAERVALLVMGDGSACRTLKAPGYLDERAAGFDARATEALGSADLDALAALDVSLAHELKAAGRAPWQLLGGAARNAGLSGRLLYEDAPYGVGYTVAAWS; from the coding sequence ATGCTTGTCGCCGCCGCCGTGTGCCCCTGTCCGCCGCTCCTGGTGCCCGAGGTCGCCGCCGGGGCCGCCCCCGAACTCGACGCCGCGCGGGACGCGTGCTTCGACGCCGTGGGCGTCCTCGCCGCCTCGCGCCCGGACCTGCTGGTCGTCGTGGGACCCGGTCGGACCTCGTCCGGGCCGGGCGGGAGCCTCTCCGTCGGGCCCTTCCCGCCGGGGACGCGCGGCAGCTTCCGGAGCGTCGGCGTGGATCTCGAGGTGACGCTCGGCCAGGTGCCCGAGGCGGCCTTCACACCGGGCAGGCCGCTGCCGCAGTCCCTCACGGTCGGTGCGTGGCTGCTGGACCGGGCCCGCTGGACGGGATCGCCCGTCGAGGGACTCGCGCTCCCCGAGGCCGCCGCCGCGGAGGATTGCGCCGCGGCCGGAGAGGTCCTGGCCCGGCGTGCGGAGCGGGTCGCGCTGCTCGTGATGGGCGACGGAAGCGCCTGCCGCACGCTCAAGGCGCCCGGTTACCTCGACGAGCGGGCCGCCGGATTCGACGCCCGCGCCACCGAGGCGCTCGGCTCCGCGGACCTCGACGCCCTCGCGGCGCTCGACGTGTCGCTCGCCCACGAACTCAAGGCAGCCGGCCGGGCCCCCTGGCAGCTTCTCGGCGGCGCCGCCCGGAACGCCGGGCTCTCGGGACGCCTGCTGTACGAGGACGCCCCGTACGGCGTGGGCTACACCGTCGCCGCCTGGTCCTGA
- a CDS encoding antitoxin, with the protein MGFLDNLKAKLGPAKEKVGDLAQQHGGKIEQGLDKAARTVDQKTKGKYSDKIDTGTRKAKEAVDKLGRKDGGAPGTPGPHGTPGTPGHTPPPPPPAP; encoded by the coding sequence ATGGGGTTCCTGGACAACCTGAAGGCCAAGCTGGGACCGGCCAAGGAGAAGGTCGGCGACCTCGCGCAGCAGCACGGGGGCAAGATCGAGCAGGGCCTCGACAAGGCCGCGCGCACGGTCGACCAGAAGACCAAGGGCAAGTACAGCGACAAGATCGACACGGGTACGCGCAAGGCCAAGGAGGCCGTGGACAAGCTGGGCCGGAAGGACGGCGGCGCTCCGGGCACGCCCGGCCCGCACGGCACTCCGGGTACTCCCGGCCACACCCCGCCCCCGCCGCCGCCCGCGCCCTGA